One Burkholderia thailandensis E264 genomic window carries:
- a CDS encoding class I SAM-dependent methyltransferase, with translation MTDTAANTKPSTDDERRIANRHVPIDYEATYRFFRSRAACGADKVVQVLYQDDNPALAHARSDAEFRTLERAVSFDGRSVLDIGCGTGRLADRIIDRVGYYFGFDLLAEFVETARASLVERAIPESRYGFAALPCNARSIEMITRRKRFDILIMSGVSIYLNDEDFLGSLRCLAAAMHSGASLYLRDPIETADARLTLNRFMSNQLSAEYSVIYRGADEYRRAVADAFDASFDIGPLTPMYRDPALNGRWSTRQHYMVITRK, from the coding sequence ATGACTGATACGGCAGCGAATACGAAGCCGTCGACGGACGACGAACGCCGCATCGCGAACAGGCATGTGCCGATAGATTACGAGGCCACCTATCGCTTCTTCAGGAGCCGCGCGGCCTGCGGTGCGGACAAGGTGGTGCAGGTGCTGTATCAGGACGACAATCCCGCGCTTGCGCATGCGCGGTCCGATGCGGAATTTCGGACGTTGGAGCGCGCTGTGTCTTTCGACGGCCGTTCGGTGCTGGATATCGGCTGCGGCACCGGCAGGCTTGCGGATCGAATCATCGATCGCGTCGGCTACTACTTCGGCTTTGATCTGCTTGCGGAATTTGTCGAAACCGCCAGGGCTTCGCTCGTCGAGCGGGCGATCCCGGAAAGCCGTTATGGTTTCGCGGCGCTGCCGTGCAACGCCCGTTCGATTGAAATGATCACGCGTCGCAAGCGATTCGACATCTTGATCATGTCGGGCGTGTCGATATATCTCAACGACGAGGATTTCCTGGGGAGCCTCCGTTGCCTCGCGGCCGCGATGCATTCCGGCGCGAGTCTGTATCTGCGCGACCCGATCGAGACGGCCGATGCGCGCCTCACGCTCAATCGGTTCATGTCGAATCAGTTGTCGGCGGAATACAGCGTCATCTATCGCGGTGCCGACGAGTATCGGCGAGCGGTCGCCGATGCATTCGACGCGTCGTTCGACATCGGACCGCTAACGCCCATGTATCGCGAT
- a CDS encoding glycosyltransferase family 2 protein, with protein sequence MRIGGDRASAASARARRSAPAPARLRHGLRNRRRAAARAPRRVRGADSGSIPFIGGFIVSHRAVARKSGRVSSLTSKLLAQSPAVAVDAFPFVSVVCPTWQRRAFLPYLVYMFQYQDYPANRRELVILDDSPDSSQDLVEQLAAADPAGSVIRYYHVAERMTIGAKRNRLNELARGDYIVCMDDDDYYPPDKVSHAVRAMQERCATFSGSDQIYIWYSHIDRIYQTYSFGPHHALNGTFAYHRRYLAHHRYDDTATLAEESSFLGRFTAPVLQIDPKRAILCISHSANTFDKDFVLASCERAAFTLEDFVADARLLAHYRRLSHAPVSSRVEWRRFERIVINAGRDAGRLAAFRTVLLELGVDERQIVEFRSASEDGADTRSHLDLAKRARASGWRNYLLLDDRLEFVRQEKAVANVNRFLRALDGFDWEVVLLGADVRSGVPLHTLPGAQRVNLAGEAVAYAVNQSYYTVFIDHLERVLSHGAGEERARERIDQAWLPLMTNSRWLGLYPSFAYLSHRDDGKDLTPGFFRKMRENAGAPSGASASFTPSRSTS encoded by the coding sequence GTGCGAATCGGCGGGGACCGTGCGTCGGCTGCCTCGGCGCGCGCGCGCCGTTCCGCCCCCGCGCCGGCGCGGCTTCGTCATGGTCTGCGCAACCGGCGCCGGGCGGCAGCCCGCGCGCCGCGCCGGGTTCGCGGCGCGGATTCCGGTTCGATCCCATTCATCGGAGGATTCATCGTGAGTCACAGGGCCGTCGCCCGGAAGAGCGGACGCGTCTCGAGCCTGACGTCGAAACTGCTTGCGCAGTCGCCGGCCGTGGCCGTCGACGCGTTTCCGTTTGTCAGTGTCGTATGTCCGACGTGGCAGCGCAGAGCATTCCTGCCGTATCTCGTCTACATGTTTCAGTATCAGGACTATCCGGCGAATCGGCGTGAGCTCGTGATTCTCGACGACTCCCCGGATAGCAGCCAGGATCTCGTTGAGCAGTTAGCCGCCGCCGATCCCGCGGGTTCGGTCATTCGCTACTACCACGTCGCCGAGCGCATGACGATCGGCGCCAAGCGCAACCGCCTGAATGAACTCGCGCGGGGCGACTATATCGTCTGCATGGATGACGACGATTATTATCCGCCGGACAAGGTGTCGCACGCCGTTCGCGCGATGCAGGAGCGCTGTGCGACGTTCTCGGGCAGCGACCAAATCTACATCTGGTACAGCCATATCGACCGGATCTACCAGACTTATTCGTTCGGACCGCATCACGCGTTGAACGGGACGTTTGCGTATCATCGCCGATACTTGGCCCATCACCGCTACGACGACACGGCCACATTGGCCGAAGAGAGCAGCTTTCTCGGCCGCTTTACGGCTCCGGTGCTGCAGATCGATCCGAAGCGGGCGATCCTGTGCATCTCGCACAGCGCGAACACGTTCGACAAGGATTTCGTTCTGGCGAGCTGCGAGCGGGCCGCGTTCACGCTCGAGGATTTCGTCGCCGACGCGCGCCTGCTCGCGCATTACCGCCGCCTCAGTCATGCGCCCGTGAGCTCGCGGGTCGAATGGCGACGCTTCGAGCGGATCGTCATCAATGCCGGCCGCGATGCCGGGCGGCTGGCGGCATTTCGCACGGTGTTGCTCGAGCTTGGCGTCGATGAGCGGCAAATCGTCGAGTTCCGTTCCGCCAGCGAGGACGGCGCCGATACGCGCAGCCACCTCGATCTGGCGAAGCGGGCTCGCGCCAGCGGCTGGCGCAACTATCTCCTGCTCGACGACCGGCTCGAGTTCGTTCGCCAGGAGAAAGCGGTGGCGAACGTCAATCGCTTCCTGCGCGCGCTGGACGGCTTCGACTGGGAAGTCGTCCTGCTCGGCGCGGATGTGCGAAGCGGCGTTCCGTTGCACACGCTCCCCGGCGCGCAGCGGGTCAATCTCGCCGGCGAAGCGGTTGCCTATGCGGTCAACCAGTCTTACTACACGGTCTTCATCGATCACCTCGAACGAGTGCTCTCGCACGGCGCGGGCGAGGAACGCGCGCGCGAACGGATCGATCAAGCATGGCTTCCGCTGATGACGAATTCGCGCTGGCTGGGGCTGTATCCGAGTTTCGCCTATCTCTCGCATCGCGACGACGGCAAGGATCTCACCCCCGGGTTCTTCCGGAAGATGCGGGAGAACGCAGGCGCGCCGTCCGGCGCGTCTGCCTCTTTCACTCCATCCCGATCCACATCATGA